A window of Syngnathus typhle isolate RoL2023-S1 ecotype Sweden linkage group LG9, RoL_Styp_1.0, whole genome shotgun sequence genomic DNA:
AGTAAGCGCTCGAATGTCTCCTTTCGATTAAATCGGACGTGTCTCGTGTTACCGTAATACCCAGCGAGCGTTTATACCCTTGTCCCAGATTGCGTTACCTCATCCTACATTCCCGTGAAGCAGTTTGATCTGAGCGAGAAGAGTCCAGTCTTCTTTGAGGTGGAGGAGTTTGTGCCATACATCGCCAAATGCTCCCAACCTTTCACCATCTACAACAATCACCTCTACGTCTACCCCAAATTCTTAAAGTACGACGGCCAGAAGTCTTTTGCAAAGGTATCAGCTTGTTGAACGccgacatgtttttctttttggagtACACCTCGTGACTTGTTGTGTCTGACCAAAGGCTCGGAACTTGGCCGTCTGCATTGAGTTTATGGACTCAGATGATGAAGACGCTTTACCAATTAAGGTATTctgattaattaaaataataatcccACACATCGGAAACTTTACGCCAAATTTTTGCCATCATTTCACAGTGCATCTACGGGCGGCCTGGAGGACCTCTGTTTCGTAAAAGTGCCTTTGCTGCGGTATTGCATCATCAGCAGAATCCCGAGTTCTACGATGAGGTTATTAGTACAAGAAACACTATGTCCCTCCAGTCCATGCCGGAATATTGATGTCTTGATATCTCGCCCAGTTTAAGATTGAACTTCCAACCCAGCTTCACGAGAAACATCATCTCCTCTTCACTCTCTATCACGTCAGCTGTGAAAGCAACAGCAAGGCTAGCACGAAAAAGAGAGAGCAGGTTGAGACGCAAGGTAGCTAAATCGCGTAATATCTTCAAAGTTACTGGGGAAATGAACACATTCTTTATTTTCCGAATCCTTAGTGGGTTACGCCTGGCTTCCTCTGCTGAAAGACGGCCGTGTGATCATGAACGATTGTCACATCCCCGTGGCAGCCAACCTGCCCGCTGGATATCTCAGCTGCCAGGGAGGTGCCAGCAAGGTAATGGAGCCAGGTTTTTAGTTTTgacacaaaaaaattacaagGCTCCAATTACTCTGTACTGTTTATTTTTAGCATTCAGGCCCCGAAGTCAAATGGGTTGATGGAGCCAAGCCTTTATTTAAGGTGTCGACTCACCTCGTGTCCACCATTTACACTCAGGTTAGTGTTGTTCGACTGTTTTGAAATGACGACTCATGCCGTCACCTGTCAGTGAACCATCTTTGTGTTTCAGGATCAACATTTGCACAATTTCTTTCATCACTGTCAGAGTGTTGCATCATCACCCCAAGCACCGGGATGTGAACTGGTCAAATACCTGAAGGTTAATATACACATGGGAAAACTTCAGCGGTACGAGTGTAAACATGACGGACTTACTTCTTGGCTACTCTTTCATCAGAGTCTGCACGCCATGGAAAGTCACGTGATGATCAAGTTCTTGCCTACCACTCTGAATCAACTGTTTCGGGTGCTGACCAGCGCCAGCCAAGAAGACGTAGCGGTCAACGTCACCAGGCGAGTATCTCCGGCTTACCCCTCGTGCACTGAAGATTCATTCGGTCCGAACCTCCCTTTTCTTGTTGGTCTTGTAGAGTCATGATCCACATTGTGGCCCAGTGTCATGAGGAGGGATTGGAGCATTACCTGAGGTCATATGTGAAGGTGAAAAAATATTGTTACTTTATTTTTTCTCACAGCGTGAAGGATATCTATTTCtcgatagctagctagctaaataGGGCAGGTTAGCTGTAATCCATCGCCATCTAGCTAGCTATCATCCATCTTCAGGTAGCAGCTATCTAGCTAGCCATCTGTTCTAAAAAATTTTTATCTATCTTACcacccatccatcatccatcctttATTGATTATCACAGCTTCCTCGCCATTATTATTGTGTTTTTCCAGTTTGTTTTCAAGACTGAGCCATACACAGTGTCCACCAGCCGAAGCGTCCACGAAGAGCTGGCTAAAGCCATGACCGCCATCTTGAAGCCTTCTACCGACTTCCTCACATGTAACAAGCTGCTCAAGGTGATCTATTGGTGCTTTTTAGCGGATTAGTGTGTATAATTATGTGATGATTTTACTTCTTTTCTTCCCCACAGTATTCCTGGTATTTCTTTGAAGCCTTAGTCAAGTCCATGGCTCAGTATTTGGTTGAGAGCTGTAAAGTGAAGGTAAATTTACCCACAAGGTTGGGATGCAAGTTGACTCAGAGGTCTGCTTCATGACACCTCATCTCCTTGGCTCTCAGTTTAGCGACATGTCTGGTCTTGTGGATAGCCACAGCACCACAAAGTAACAACAAGTCTCTTCAACACTTATTCAGTGTACAGTTTCATTTGCCGCCATTTGTTCATACCCCATAAAGTAACCACATACatgtttttccccccacatttaTAATCATAAGGCTTTCGTGATTTATTACCACATACTCATAATATTTAATCCAATGAGTCAATTCTTGGACAAACGTATTCAGACCCCCGAAGTCTCACTGACTAACAACCCGGTTGTGCCCATCAGCTGTCTCGGAATCAGAGATTCTCAGCATCCTTTCATCACACCGTCGAGACTGTGGTCAACATGATGATGCCTCACATCACTCAAAAATACAAAGACAATCTAGATGCTGCCAGGAATGCCAACCATAGCCTGGCTGTCTTCATCAAGGTTTGTTCATCTAACATTTTAACTTCCACATTTGATGTCACAATTTGTAACTCATGACAAAATCACCCGCTTCAGCGCTGTTTCAACCTGATGGACCGAGGTTTCGTGTTTAAACAAATCAACAACTACATCAATTGCTTTATGCCTGGAGATCCCAAGGTATGTAGTTTTATTATAAATGTGAATTATTTACAATATCAATTGCGgttttgatggatggatgatttgtTGTTCCCAACGCAGACGCTGTTTGAGTTCAAGTTTGAGTTCCTCCGTGTTGTGTGCAACCACGAGCACTATGTTCCTTTGAACCTGCCCATGCCTTTCGGAAAAGGGAGGATACTGAGATTTCAAGGTAGGCGAGTTGTCATCAATGCTGAAATTAGACTTGGTGACTACGTGTCATGACTGTTGGTCCTTTATGACTTTCAGTCCTTGATTATGCTATTGATAGAATGATAGAGTGGAGATCATCTCCTCTGCCTGCACTTCCTCCCCTCAGACCTCCAACTGGATTACTCGCTGACAGATgacttttgcaagaaccacttccTGGTTGGACTGCTTCTACGAGAGGTCAACGCAGCCCTGCAGGAGTTCAGGGAGATTCGACAGACAGCCATTCAAGTCCTAAAGAACCTGATGATGAAGCACACGTTTGATGACCGCTACACTTCCAAAGTAAGTGGCGCCGCGTTTCCTCAGGGTTCTCATTCACCTCTGTGTCGGAttgttgttggagactgctgcTGAGTGATTCATGTGTTTGCCAGAGTCAGCAGGCGAGGTTGGCGACCCTCTACTTGCCTCTGTTTGGTTTGCTGCAAGAGAATGTCAACAGGCTGAATGTGAAGGAAGTGACCCCCTTCACCGTCAACCACTGCAATAGCGTAAGGGCGGCACCCAGCGGCGACATTTGAACTTGCATGTAACTCGCTACAAAATCGTTTCacaaaactttcaactgtaatttgtggaaaaattaaaatatcaCAAATTTCAATACatacattcaaataaataaataaataaataaatggctcTGATTaaccaattaccgtattttccggcctataaggcgcaccggactataaggcgcaccttcaatgaatggcccattttaaaacgttatccttatataaggcgcaccggactataaggcgcaccattaatgcatcatgtcagatttttaatccaaatcattctccattttatcttttttatttcaacttcagacggaacaaattactttataatcataaaataatgatccatagtctttttgagtcatgattcatagtcttcagcgggccacttatgattgatttcatgacacaatacttcgggccagtttgaatttaggaatttggtccatatataaggcgcaccggactataaggcgcactgttggtttttgagaaaattttaggtttttaggtgcgccttataaggcggaaaatacggtagttaaacaCAGAGGACAAAAGGGCAAGCAGCCCTTTACACTCACATTCATATGCATGCTATCGGTTATATTTGCCTTGTAAAATGATTCTGCTGTTAACTCCGGTGTGCAAATATTAAAATCATCTTGTTTTTATCAGAATGGAAGAGAAGATTCTCTCCTCACCAACACTTTGATGACACCGCCCAGATCCAGCACTTTTTTGGACACCAGCTTGCACAAAGATGTTTTTGGAGCTATCTCCGGAACTGGTGAGTTCAGAAATGCTGATGGCGCAAATGTCGGGAAACATAATAGTTATCTCcctaaagaaaataaaagcatCTACGAATAATAAATCCTCCTGTTCTTTGTAGCCTCCCCTCACGCATCCTCGACACCCAATGTTAACTCTGTGCGCCACGCAGATTCCCGAGGCTCCCTCATCAGCACCGACTCTGGAAACAGTCTACCGGAGAGGAACACAGAAAAGGGCAACTCTTTAGACAAGGTATATGTCACAAACTCACAATGTCAATAAAGTTTTCAGATATGTTCAAATTGACTAAAATCATTTGTCACAGAGTCAGCCGGCCTCGTCAATGGGCAGCCTGCTCCGATGCGATAAACTCGAGCAGGCAGAGATCAAGAGCTTCCTCATGTGCTTCCTACATCTGCTCAAAAGCATGTCCGAGGGTAAGATGTTTTTGCCCATTCCAATAAAAACTAAATCGAGCTAACTGGCTGTAACCCTCCAGACGCTTTGTTTACGTACTGGAACAAAGCGACATCTGCTGAGCTGATGGACTTCTTCACGCTGGTCGAGTAAGACAACATCAACTTTTCACCTGAgggaaaatgtttcttttatttccatagactcattttttttccccccattagaGTGTGTCTCCATCAATTCAGATACATGGGAAAGAGGTACATTGCAAGGTAATGTTGATGTTGTGATGTGGAAATGAAACACATCCAATTTGTTAGTTTTAACTTGTCGTCAAATAAATCACTTTTCTTGCCTTATTGTCCTGTAAACAGCGAAtgatataaaatattttcaacTAACAGCTCAGACTTCAACTAGGATCTTTAGATGTTTGCTGCCTTTTTGTCCCTCTAATTCCCGCTGCTGTTTTTCTACTCACATTAATGCTGGCAAGTTTAATTAAAACCTGGCTCCTGCCCTCTCCTGCTTGGGTAAGACAATTGTGTGGAATAGACAActgcatgactttttttttttttgtgcggttGCAATCATGACAACTTGCATGGCTTGCACTGTTAGATAAAATTATTAGCTATTGCATGATGTCACTATTGAAGTGCAACAACACGGCAATGGAGTTCCAAAAACTTAGACTATACTCAGACTATACAGCTACTGACTTTCCGAGTGCTTTTCCATAAGTCATCCTAACCTGCTCCACTAACTCTGGTCCGCTTGTAGAGTCATCAATCTCTGTCCTGTTTCCTCACCAGGAACCAGGACGGGGCAGGACACGTAGCGCATGAGAGGAAGTCTCAGACTCTGCCTGTGTCCCGTAACAGGGCGGGAATGATGCATGCCCGCTTACAACAGCTCAGCAGCCTGGATAACTCATATACTTTTAACCACAGTAAGTTCACCATACATGTCAACATGCATCTTAAagctacaaacaaaaaaagccccGCCTTCTCATCCTATCATCATCATCTAATTCAAAACCCAATCCGCTGTCAAGAATGACTTTTGGAAGGCTGAGTTAGCTTTTTCTGCCTTTAAAACATTGTGACAAGTTTCTTACCAAAGTTTCTTTGTGCTTTCAGTGTAAAAAAGATTTCAAGTATTCTTGGAATATCTGTAGAGCATGGTAAGAATGTATCAGGGTGGCAGGCAGTTTTCAAACATTCACGACCTCTGTTGGGGGGCTCGGCATCACGTTTTTCCTCCCACTCACACTCGTCGCTCGCATTTTATGACTACATTGGTTGGATTTCAGCATTTCACTGACTTCAACCTCACCTTTCCCATTTGCATTTGCTTGACATTCAAGTTTGATGTATACTATTATTTCAATTCACACAAAAGTATTATTTTTGCCCTCGCTAAGTAACGTTATTTACTCTGAATATGAAATGTGAACATACTACAGCCGTCTGCTCTTTTTAGCTTACAGTCACATGGATGCCGACACGTTGAACCATTCTCTGCTGGATGCCAATATCGCCACTGAAGTGTGCCTCACCGTCCTGGACACCCTCAGTATCTTTATCATGGGtttcaaggtaaaaaaaaaaactatgacagCACAACTTTTTAAAGTGCATTGTGTCACTTTCCACTTACTTTCAATTTTAGACCCAATTGTGCGCTGACCACGGCCACAGCCCGTTGATGAAGAAAGTTTTTGAAGTCCACCTGTGTTTTCTGCGAATTAATCAGTCAGAAACTGCCCTCAAACAGGTCTTCACCTCATTGCGGACTTTCATCTACAAGGTGGGGATGAAGATTTTTATCATCATCCGATTTTAATGCATTGCAGCTCACTCGCCGCTTCTGTTTTTGCAGTTTCCCAGCACGTTTTTTGAGGGCCGCGCTGACATGTGCGCCGCATTCTGCTACGAGATCTTAAAGTGTTGTAACTCCAAATTGAGCTCCATTCGCAGCGATGCCGCCCATCTGCTCTACTTTCTCATGAAGAGCAATTTTGACTACACGGGGCGCAAGTCTTTTGTCAGGACACATTTGCAGGTAGGCTTGATTGACTTGCGGTGTTTCCAAACCTTTATTGAGTAAAGACAGAAAAGGaaaagtgtgtttgtttttttttaggtggtgaTTGCTGTCAGTCAGTTGATAGCCGACGTCATCGGGATTGGAAGTACTCGCTTCCAGCACTCCTTGTCTATAATCAACAATTGTGCCAATAGTGACAGAACAATCAAGGTCCGCGTTTTCTTTCTTATGTTTGAGTTATTGGGTAAGAATGTACCggtaatttaaaacaaaaaagttttccTCAACAGAACACAGCTTTCCCATCCGATGTGAAGGACCTGACCAAGCGAATCCGAACAGTGTTGATGGCCACAGCTCAGATGAAGGAGCACGAGAGAGACCCCGAAATGCTGGTGGACCTCCAATACAGCCTGGCCAAGTCTTACACCAGCACACCAGAGCTCAGGAAAACCTGGCTGGACAGCATGGCGCGGATTCACGTCAAGAATGGAGATTTGTCTGAGgtccgtggaaaaaaaaatattaataaaatcGAGGGTGAAGTGAAGTCCCTGATTTTATTGTCGTCATTTCTTCCAGGCGGCCATGTGCTACGTTCATGTGGCAGCGCTGGTGGCAGAATACCTGCGGAGAAAAGGTACCCTGCATTCAGAAGTTCTCCTTTCACACCGATGTAAACATTGCACCTTTTCCGCAGGCATGTTCAAACAAGGCTGCTCGGCGTTCGAAGTCGTGACGCCGAACGTCGACGAAGAAGCGGCCATGATGGAGGACGTCGGCATGCAGGACGTCCACTTTAACGAAGTAGGTTTTACTTGTGTACATTTTCATCCACTATATTCATCCTAAAAAATGAATATTTCTCTCAGGACGTCCttatggagcttttggaggagtGCGCCGACGGCCTGTGGAAAGCCGAACGCTACGAGCTCATCTCGGACATCTACAAATTGATTATCCCCATTTATGAGAAGCGGAGAGACTTTGAGGTACACGTCCTTCTAGGACGACGGTCGCGTGGACTGCTAACCGTTTGTCACGATCACATTTTTGATTCTCTGCGCAGAAACTGGCCCACCTGTACGACACATTGCATCGAGCGTACAGTAAAGTCACAGAGGTGATGCACACGGGCAAGAGGTTGTTGGGGACCTACTTCCGAGTAGCCTTCTTTGGCCAGGTCAGTTAAACATACTTTTTGTCCCCTccctctatttttatttttcaatttgaatGTTCTGATGCAACATAATGTAGTTTTAAAACTttctaacacttttttttttttttgccctctttTAAGGCAGCGGTAAGTTGCACCTCGCTGCTGGTGTCTCTGAGCTGCCCATATGTGGTGGGGCGGGTGCTTTTCTCCATCGTACCGTTTCCTACCTCAGTTGACTGTTACATTCCTCATGACAGCTTCTGCATTTGTTGCATGGCAACTTTTACATGCATATCATTTGTGAAATAGATTCATGGCCTCTGGGTGTGTTTATTTTCCACCTGTCACGGGAAGTGTAATGATACTGTCTCCTCTCCACACCGCTGTAGCATTACCAGTTTAGCGATTCAGAAGCTGAGGTAAATGAGTGTGATAGTCAACGTTGTAGGACGGCAGTGTGCTTTGTGTTCCTCGCCTTGCTTCTTACGTACAGTCGATTCCGTAACGCTTCAATGTCATCTTGATTTCCTCCGAAAATATTGAAATCACCGCTTAAGTGGGTCAAAGCTTATCAAGTAGTGATGGCAAGCTGAagtttcaaatttgcttcatgaaccagttgttgtattttttggctcctctagatggcactgttggtttaAGTCAAAAATACAGCAATTGGTCTATAgatcaaatttgaagcttcatttcccaTCACTACCAAGATCACGCTTTGCTCCTCCTGTGCCTTTTGGGttgcctgttttaaaggatTCATTGTCGCTGTCAGTCACTGGCTATGACTCATTTGAATCTGATTCAaagtggtgtacctaatgttgtggccagtGATTGTTTTGCTTTGGTGTACTTGGACATTAGGAAGCGGGTCGACGGAtggtttaattgttttttgtggACTTATTTTTCATGTGTCCGGTATGTCCTCTGTCTCTCCTTAGGGCTTCTTTGAGGATGAAGACGGCAAGGAATATATCTATAAAGAACCCAAATTCACACCATTGTCTGAGATATCCCAGAGGCTCCTCAAATTGTATTCCGACAAGTTTGGTCAAGAGAACGTGAAGATGATTCAGGACTCTGGAAAGGTATGAGGAGTACTTGCCATACTTACGcgatggaaaaaaataacataaaacTCTCCTTTGCAGATCAACCCCAAAGACTTGGATTCCAAGTATGCTTACATACAAGTGACGCATGTGACGCCTGATTTGGAGGACAAAGAACTGGCAGACAGGAAGACGGATTTTGAAAGAAGCCACAACATCCGCCGCTTTGTGTTCGAGATGCCTTTCACCGTGTCGGGCAAAAAGCAAGGCGGGGTGGAGGAGCAGTGCAAACGCAGGACTATTCTAACCAGTAGGTGACCCTCCACTTTGGTTCCACATGTTCTTACTTTTAGCTCCCTTCCTTACAGTAAGACTTGTCACATGTCGACACGTGCGTCAAAGATCTAGATTAGATTCCGAACATGTCAGCTTGTTTCCCCAAGGACTTTTCTTAAGCCGCAATCACGCTTGTATATTGCTTTATGGCGCAATGAATCCAAAAGTTCAAACAAAGATTCTTACATTTACTGTCTGCTTTTTTTAACACCCCATAGCCACGCACCGTTTTCCCTACGTGAAGAAACGTATCCCCGTGATGTACCAGCAACACAAAGACCTCAGCCCCATCGAGGTGGCCATCGATGAGATGAACAAGAAGGTCGCTGAGCTGAATCAATTGTGCTCCGCCAATGAGGTGGACATGATTCGGTTGCAGCTCAAACTGCAGGGAAGCATCAGCGTCCAGGTTAGGACATCAAGTGCTCAGGAGgcaaataaacagataaatgtGGAGAAGTCACCTCCATCACATTTTAAATCTCATCCCTGTGCAGGTGAATGCCGGTCCGCTAGCGTACGCTCGAGCTTTTCTGGACGACGCCTGTGCCAAGAAGTATCCCGATAACAAGGTCAAACAGCTGAAAGAAGTCTTCAGGTAAGATTTCTCCCGACAGATGTTGGCTTAGATCTTCGTCACGCTCCTTCAACGCTGTCGCCCCGGCACGCAGGCATTTCGTCGAAGCGTGCGGCCACGGCTTGGGCATCAACGAGCGTCTCATCAAAGAGGACCAGCAGGAGTATCACGACGAGATGAAGGCCAACTACAGAGACCTAGCCAGGGAGCTGTCCATCATCATGCACGAGCAAGTGAGTTTTCCAAAACGCAACCAAATAAGATGGAAGGTAACGCGACATGCACATCGATAatgtaaatgttttgttttctcttggTGCTGACATGAGCAGATTGGATGGTAATGATGATGCGAAGTGTCGATGATTGGTCCAGCCAGATGAATGCAAAAGCATATATGCATTAGAATTCTTGAAAATTATAACACcacacaccactcttagagatGATTGCAAAGTCATctctacacacgcacacacgcacacacgcttaTCTTAACATGGCTATAATAAATAAGCCACCCACTTTTTATTGTGAATGTGACATTTGGCTTGATCAATATGATTTTtattgagtgtgtgtgcatgcccgTGTGTTTCTCCATACTTTCCATCTGTGTGTGCATTCAGTATCTGTTAGATCTGCTCACTCATATGTCCCCTATACACTCCAACCTTTAAGATTGAATACCATCCGCACTGTatagaaatgacattttttttgtcagcataTTTACGATGGCATCTCTTTTAAGTGTATTGATTTTGCCTTGGCGTCTGCAGATCAGCACAGTGGAAGACGGCATCAAAAGCCCTCTTCCCGATTCGCTTCACATCTTCAACGCCATCAGCGGCACGCCCACGGGGGCTACCATCCAGGGCATCCCCAGCTCTTCTTCGGTGGTGTGAAGAGCCAGAAAGGTGCGGCAACGAGGGACAACACAGATTGGACAGTCGTTGCCGCTCACTTAACAGGTCTTGACTAGAAACCTTGAGCGGGGGCGGGCTCAAAATGGCATGATGTCATTTAGTTTCTGTTAGCGGATGCTATCATGCATGTCCTCACATGATATTGTCGGTTTTCTTTTTGATAATCAGTCACACTGTGTTTTTATGTACAGTACACTTTTATAATTCCCCCTTTTGATGTATACACGAGCAGTATATGCAGCTTCCGTGCATCAATCACCCTTGTACATGTTATCTTTCTACAATTTTAACCTCCTGTATGTTAGCCAATATGAAATTGCCTCACTGTCTTGGGAGGGTTTTAGATTATTTAACGCCATTGcatcttaaagaaaaaaagaaggggaGACTCGaggtgtttatttgtgtgtgtatatatggaAAGGAAAAAGGAGCGTGTGCAATATTTGCAAAAGATTTTGCTGTGTGGATCTCAAACACTGTACAGAGGTTTTTCACCTTCATGCCAAAACGAGGAGGGGTGGAACCTGACACTGCGCCtacaagggggcgggggggtcgtTTGAAGCTTTTACCATTTTAGTGTTCATCCAATTGAAATTGTCTTTTTATATTTGGGCagcagtgagtttttttttttatttgtatttaacaCAAATCACAGTTCTGCTGTTAGCTGATGTTCCCTCTCCCCCCCGCTGCTTTTCTTGAAATAAATACACTAATTTCTCTGAAACTTGTTTTCGCTTTGTGTTCAATCTCAAGTTGTATTGTGAAGAATATCTTTTATGGAGGCTTCAGGGACTCTGTTATCATATCATGCTACCGCCCACCATAAAAGTAACAGTCAGCAGGAACGTAGGATGTATGAATGTCTAGTAAGCATTATCAAGAGGGAAAACATTGTGGCAAGTCAAGTGTGAATGGTCTCCAGATTGAAAGCAGCTTGTTGACATGGCAGGTGAGTTTTGCGTAATCCACAGTTGTGAGTCTATAACTGCCATAAATCTGACTGAACGTATACGTGTTGTTTTTAGGTGCAGATTTTAAGGAGACAAAGAAAGGGAAGAGTAAAGGAAAGGTAAAAGGTTTATTACACCTAGATGTTGATTCCTGAagtaaaaatgaatcaataatttGGGGGAGGGGGTACTCTATATTTGTTGGCTATCAAATTACTGTATTTTTACTCTTTGGTATGTTGTATGATGTAATAACAATAA
This region includes:
- the zmp:0000001200 gene encoding dedicator of cytokinesis protein 9 isoform X2 yields the protein MTTFAQPETRKFTRGLGKPGTAAELRQSVSEVVRTSVLVVKPKVIEPLDYENVLVQRKTQILSDVLRDMLKFPVEDFEILTLRRQGRSLYSTVPDNAEKGAQSLFVQECIKTYKSDWHIVNYKYEAYSGDFRQLPNKVSRPEKLAVHVFEVDEDVDKDEDTASLGSQKDGITKHGWLYKGNMNSAISVTMRSFKRRYFHLTQLGDGSYNLNFYKDEKISKEPKGTIFLDSCMGVVQNNKVRKFAFELKMQDKSTYLLAADSEGEMEDWINTLNKILHSSFEIAMQDKRNGESHDDDDLGKSDSSSGSMDSFQSARDIESRMRNEMRLKLFTLDPDTQKLDLSGIEPDVKQFEEKFGKRMLINCNDLSFNLQSCVAENEEGPTTNVEPFYVTLSLFDIQNGRKISSDFHVDLNHPSVRGMMPNYETQYINGGGDIIPEGPRLVHGVPETVMCYPRQGVFSITCPHPDIFLVARIEKVLQGGINHCAEPYMKSSDSTKVAQKVLKNAKLACHRLGQYRMPFAWSARPLFKDASGTLDKSARFSPLYRQDNNKLSNDDMLKLLADFRKPEKMAKLPVILGNLDVTIDNVAPDLTNCVTSSYIPVKQFDLSEKSPVFFEVEEFVPYIAKCSQPFTIYNNHLYVYPKFLKYDGQKSFAKARNLAVCIEFMDSDDEDALPIKCIYGRPGGPLFRKSAFAAVLHHQQNPEFYDEFKIELPTQLHEKHHLLFTLYHVSCESNSKASTKKREQVETQVGYAWLPLLKDGRVIMNDCHIPVAANLPAGYLSCQGGASKHSGPEVKWVDGAKPLFKVSTHLVSTIYTQDQHLHNFFHHCQSVASSPQAPGCELVKYLKSLHAMESHVMIKFLPTTLNQLFRVLTSASQEDVAVNVTRVMIHIVAQCHEEGLEHYLRSYVKFVFKTEPYTVSTSRSVHEELAKAMTAILKPSTDFLTCNKLLKYSWYFFEALVKSMAQYLVESCKVKLSRNQRFSASFHHTVETVVNMMMPHITQKYKDNLDAARNANHSLAVFIKRCFNLMDRGFVFKQINNYINCFMPGDPKTLFEFKFEFLRVVCNHEHYVPLNLPMPFGKGRILRFQDLQLDYSLTDDFCKNHFLVGLLLREVNAALQEFREIRQTAIQVLKNLMMKHTFDDRYTSKSQQARLATLYLPLFGLLQENVNRLNVKEVTPFTVNHCNSNGREDSLLTNTLMTPPRSSTFLDTSLHKDVFGAISGTASPHASSTPNVNSVRHADSRGSLISTDSGNSLPERNTEKGNSLDKSQPASSMGSLLRCDKLEQAEIKSFLMCFLHLLKSMSEDALFTYWNKATSAELMDFFTLVEVCLHQFRYMGKRYIARNQDGAGHVAHERKSQTLPVSRNRAGMMHARLQQLSSLDNSYTFNHTYSHMDADTLNHSLLDANIATEVCLTVLDTLSIFIMGFKTQLCADHGHSPLMKKVFEVHLCFLRINQSETALKQVFTSLRTFIYKFPSTFFEGRADMCAAFCYEILKCCNSKLSSIRSDAAHLLYFLMKSNFDYTGRKSFVRTHLQVVIAVSQLIADVIGIGSTRFQHSLSIINNCANSDRTIKNTAFPSDVKDLTKRIRTVLMATAQMKEHERDPEMLVDLQYSLAKSYTSTPELRKTWLDSMARIHVKNGDLSEAAMCYVHVAALVAEYLRRKGMFKQGCSAFEVVTPNVDEEAAMMEDVGMQDVHFNEDVLMELLEECADGLWKAERYELISDIYKLIIPIYEKRRDFEKLAHLYDTLHRAYSKVTEVMHTGKRLLGTYFRVAFFGQGFFEDEDGKEYIYKEPKFTPLSEISQRLLKLYSDKFGQENVKMIQDSGKINPKDLDSKYAYIQVTHVTPDLEDKELADRKTDFERSHNIRRFVFEMPFTVSGKKQGGVEEQCKRRTILTTTHRFPYVKKRIPVMYQQHKDLSPIEVAIDEMNKKVAELNQLCSANEVDMIRLQLKLQGSISVQVNAGPLAYARAFLDDACAKKYPDNKVKQLKEVFRHFVEACGHGLGINERLIKEDQQEYHDEMKANYRDLARELSIIMHEQISTVEDGIKSPLPDSLHIFNAISGTPTGATIQGIPSSSSVV